GCCCTTTGCGGGCGTGGACGCGACCACGGAAAAGGCCATAGTGACCCTGCTGCGCGAGTTGCGCGCCCAGGGCAGCACGGTCGTGGTGGTCCATCACGATCTCCACAGCGTGCCGGACTATTTCGACTCCGTGCTCATGCTCAACCTGCGCGCCGTCGCCTTTGGCCCCGTGGCCACGACCTTTACGCCGGAGAACCTCAACGCCACCTATGGCGGGCGGCTCCACCTGCTCACCGAGGTGACGGAGCGCCTGCGGGAGAAGGAGTGGATCTCCCGGAAGGCGGCGGAATGAACGGCGCCGCGCCTGAAGGTTTACCGCCCTGGCTGGAATTCTTCACCTTTCCCAGCGCGAATGTGGTCTATGTGCTGGCGGGTTGCGTCATCCTCGGTATATCCGCCGGGCTCCTGGGCTGCTTCGCCTTTCTCCGCAAGCGCTCTCTCCTGGGCGATGCCCTTTCCCACGCGGCCCTGCCGGGCGTGTGCATGGCCTTCATGCTCACCGGCACCAAGGAGCCCCTGGTCGTCCTCTCCGGCGCCGTCGTCTCCTGCTGGATGGGGTCGCTGGCCATCGAGTGGATTGTGAAGTACACCCGCTGCAAGGAAGACAGCGCCCTGGGCATGGTGCTCTCCGTGTTCTTCGGCCTCGGCATTCTTCTGCTCACCCATATCCAGAAATCCGGCAACGCCGCCCAGTCGGGGCTGGACAAATTCCTCTTCGGCCAGGCCGCCTCGCTGGTGGAAAAGGATGTCTACCTCCTCGGCGGTCTCGGGCTGGTCCTGTGCGCGATTGTGCTCGTGGGCTACAAGGAACTGAAGATCGTATCCTTCGATCCCGATTTCGCCCGCGGGCTTGGTCTGCCCGTGCGCGCCGTGGAAATCGCACTGGCCACCATGATCGTCCTCGCCGTGTGTATCGGCCTGCAGGCGGTCGGCGTCGTACTGATGGCGGCCATGCTGGTGACCCCCGCGGCCGCCGCGCGCTACTGGACCGATCATCTCGGCAGGATGCTCCTACTGGCCGTGCTCTTTGGCGCGATCAGCGGCTTCATCGGCGCCTACGTGAGCTACCTCAGCGCGCGTATGCCCACGGGACCCTGGATGGTGGTGGGGGTGACCAGCATCTTCATCGTGTCCTTCCTCGTCGCGCCCCGGCGCGGCGCCCTGGCCCGCGTCGTGCGCCACCGTCGCTTCCGCCGCAAGACCGCCACGGAAAACATTCTGCGCACCCTGTACAAATTCGGCGAGGCCGCGCGCGACTG
The Candidatus Hydrogenedentota bacterium genome window above contains:
- a CDS encoding metal ABC transporter permease, which encodes MNGAAPEGLPPWLEFFTFPSANVVYVLAGCVILGISAGLLGCFAFLRKRSLLGDALSHAALPGVCMAFMLTGTKEPLVVLSGAVVSCWMGSLAIEWIVKYTRCKEDSALGMVLSVFFGLGILLLTHIQKSGNAAQSGLDKFLFGQAASLVEKDVYLLGGLGLVLCAIVLVGYKELKIVSFDPDFARGLGLPVRAVEIALATMIVLAVCIGLQAVGVVLMAAMLVTPAAAARYWTDHLGRMLLLAVLFGAISGFIGAYVSYLSARMPTGPWMVVGVTSIFIVSFLVAPRRGALARVVRHRRFRRKTATENILRTLYKFGEAARDWHEPRSLGELLQHRDMPMGFLQRTVRRLEHEGLVSEESGGRFILTRAGIEAAERLTRLHRLWELYLMKKLEIAPDHVHDDAEEIEHILTPELEQRLMDELGDEGLDPHGQQIPAAAQEGQAR